The window GCAGCAAAGGCCTCATTTACATATATATCCGCCAGTTCCCTCCATTTCTTGGCAAGTTCAATGTCATCTTTCTCTTCGCCCTCTTCAAATCTTGTATTTTCAATAAGTAAGACCTCTCCCTCCTTCATTTCATTTATTATCTTTAAAACCCCTTCACCATATAGTTCTTCCGTGTATCTTATGTCTTTCTTCAAAAGTCTCTTCAGTTTCTGTGCAACTGGTTTCAAGGAAAATTCAGGACTCCTTTGACCTTTCGGCCTCCCAAGATGGCTTGCCAGTATTACCTTCCCCCCCTTTTCAATCAAGAACTTTATTGTGGGGATTGTTTCCTTTATCCTGGTATCGTCAAGAATTTTTCCTTCCTTAATTGGCACGTTAAAGTCAACTCTAAGAAAAATTCTTTTACCTTTTATATCACCAATTTGATTTAAACTTTTCATTTTACTTTCCCCTTTTACTCTTTTTCAGCTATAAACTCAAGCAGGTCAACTACTCTTACTGAATAGCCCCATTCGTTGTCATACCAACCAGCTACCTTAACAAGATTTTCAACAGTTTCTGTTAGTGTAGCATCAAAGATGCACGAGTGTGGATTACCGATAAAGTCTGATGAAACAAGGGGTTTATCGCAGTATTCAAGATACTTTGGCATTTCTTGGGAAGCCTTTTTAAAGGCCTCATTTACTTCTTCTTTTTTCACCTCCCTTTCTACAATTGCTGTAAAGTCACATAGAGATACAGTAGGAGTTGGAACTCTTATAGCAACAGCCTTTAACTTACCTTTTAATTCTGGGTAAACAAGTTCTATTGCCTCAGCGGCTCCTGTGGAAGTTGGGATTATGTTTAAAGCAGCTGCTCTTGCCCTTCTTAAGTCCTTATGGATCTGATCAAGTATTCTCTGATCATTTGTATAAGAGTGAATTGTGGTCATTTCTCCCTTTTGAATTTTGAAATTTTCATGTACAACTTTTACAAGGAAGGAAAAGCAGTTTGTAGTACAGGAGGCGTTTGATATTACAAAGTGTTTCTTAGGATCGTACATATTATCATTTATTCCAAGTACAATCGTAACGTCTGGTTTTGTGCCTTTTCCAGGAGCAGTTATTACGACTCTTTTTGCTCCGGCATCTATGTGAGCTTGAGCTTTTGTTCTATCTGTAAAAACCCCGGTTGCTTCAACTACATAATCAATTTCAAGATTTTTCCAGGGAAGTTTTGCTGGTTCCTTTTCTGAGAAAGTGAGTATTTTTTTGCCATCAATTAAAAAGCCATCCTTTTCAACTTTTATCTCTTCTTTTGTAATTCCAAAAATTGAGTCGTATTTATAGAGGTGGGCAAGGGACTCACTATCTGCAAGGTCATTTATTGCTACAAATTCAAGGTTTTCCCTCTTTAAACCCTCCTTTAGAACTTGCCTTCCAATTCTTCCAAAACCATTTATAGCAATTCTTACTTTTTTCTTCATATTTGTTTTAAACTAAATTGGGATTTGAACCGTTTCTATATAGAAGTTTATTATAACAAAACTTTTCTTTTGAAAACAAAATACCGTGTTAACCTATAATATTTTTAACAATGAAAAAATTTATTTTAATTCTTTTAATACTTTTGGTTGGGTGTTCCTTTAAGATTTTCAAGAGGACTGTGCCTGAGGAATTAGGAATTGAAAGGCATTTCGCTCAGGGTATTTACTATTTTTATAAGGGTAAGTATGAAAAAGCAAGATTTTATTTTAACAAGGTTTTATTTTCAGGAGAGATAAGAGAGTTTAGTGATGATGTACAGTTTTACATCGCAAAGTCCTATTTTTTAGAGAGAAATTTTGAAACCGCCCTGTCAGAATATAATTTTCTCTTAAGTCAGTTTCCTAATTCGGAGCATCTGGAGGAGGCCGAATTTGATATTATAAAAGTTGAAATTTTAAAAGTCTCATCGCCCTTACATGAAACTCATGAACTTGAAAAAGTTTTACCTAAGATAGATAATTTCTTAAAAAAATATCCTAATTCAAAATTCAGTGATGAATTAATGGGATTAAAAAATATAGTTTTAAACATCTTAGCTGAAAAAATTTACTCTATAGCAAGACTTTATGAGAATTTAAAGAAATATTATTCAGCTGAAATTTACTATAAAGAGCTGATTGATAAGTATCCGGATACTATATGGGCAGAAAAGGCAAGAAAAAAAATTAACAAAAAATGAAAAAAGTGGGAGTATACGGCGGAGCCTTTGACCCACCCCATATAGGTCACTTTTTAATTGCCCAAGAAGTTTATGAAAAATTACAACTTGATAAACTATATTTTCTTGTTTCATACAAACCTCCTCATAGAGAGGTGAAAGCAGAATTTGAGGACAGATTGAAAATGGTAGAGCTAATGCTAGATGGGTCATCTTTTTATGTCTCTGACTTCGAATCTAAACTTAACTTTACACCAACCTACACAGCTATTGTTTTAAGTGAGTGGAAAAAAAGAAATAAAGATGAGGAAATTTATTTTATAATGGGTCAAGATCAATTTTTAAACCTTGAAAAATGGTATGAATATAAGAAACTATTTGAACTTTCAAAAATTGTGGTCTGCAAAAGGCAGGGGGACGAAATCAAAAAATTGAGTAATTTTAAAGAAAAAGTAATTTTTCTTGACACAAGAATTATTGAAATTTCATCTAAAGAGATAAGGGCTAGGATAAAGGAGGGTAAAAGTATACACCTTATGGTTCACCCTGAAGTGGAAAAATATATAAAGGAAAGGAGGCTTTACTTAAAATGAGACTAATCTATTCTTCAAGATACGAAATTGACATAGGACCTCACGTTTTCCCAACTAAAAAGTATAGATTAATTAAGGAAAAACTAATAGAGGAGGGTATTGCTAAAGAAAGTGATTTCTTTGAACCAGAACCAGAATCCTTTGAAGAATTAAAGATTGTTCACACTGAGGAGTATTTAGATGACTTAAAGAATTTAAGATGGACAAGAAGGACAATGTTTTCTGAACTCCCCTTAAATAAAGAAGTTGTTGATTTTTACCTAATCGGGGCAAGGGGCACCTATCTTGCCGCGTTAGATGCTCTTGAAAAAGGGCTAGGTATACATATTGGCGGTGGTTGGCATCATGCCTTTGCTGATAAAGCTGAAGGGTTCTGCTATATAAATGATCTTGCCTATGCAGTAAAAAGATTAAAAAAAGAAAATAAAATTAAAGGGGCTTTAGTTATTGATCTTGATGTTCACCAGGGTAACGGTACAGCAAAAATATTTGAAAATGACGAGGATGTTTTTACTTTTTCAATTCATCAAGAAGACCTCTATCCTGTACCTAAACAGAGAAGTGACTTAGATATAGGCCTTTGGAGTGGCACTGGAGAAAAGGAGTATTTGGAAGTTTTAGAGGAATCACTTTCTAAAATATTTGAGGGAAGAACCTTTGACCTTGTCCTATATCAAGCAGGAGCTGATCCGTATGAAAAGGATCTCCTTGGAAATTTAAGGTTAACTAAAGAGGGCTTAAAAAAGAGAGATGAAATTGTTAGAAGATATACTCTTGAGAGGGGTTTTAAAGTTGTAATAACTCTGGGTGGTGGGTACTCTTCAGATATCAGAGATTTGATTGAAATACATTCAAATACTATAAAGGTGTTTCTGCTATGGAAAAGAGAAAGACAATCAAGGATGTAATAAAGTTTGTCGGAAAGGGTCTTTATACTGGGGGTCACGCAGAGATAGTCTTAAAACCAAATGATAAAAGGGGTATTGTTTTTTATGTAGATGGAAAGTTTTTTCCGCTAAGTGAAGTTCAGTTTGTATATAACAAAAGAGGAGTATCTCTAATTTTTGAAAATAGGACTCTGATGTACGCTGAACACCTGATGTCAGCTCTTTATGGCTCTGGTGTTGATGATTGTATAGTTGAGGTAAAGAGTGAAGAAGTGCCCTTTTATGACAGCTCTGCAAAATTCTTTGTTGAGAAAATAATGGAAGTAGGTATAGAGGAAAAAGATGATCCCTTAGAATTTTATGTTATAAAAAGACCTTACTCAAAAAATTTTGGTGGCCCAAGGATTTCTATTTTACCAGATGATAAATTAGAGATAAATTATAGATTTACCCATGAGCCTTACAAAAAGTATAGTTTTAATTTCATATTTGATGTTGAAAGTTATTTTAAAGAAATAGCTTCAGCAAAGACTTTTATAACTTATGAAGAGGCAAAAGAGCTAAAAGAAAAAGGATATTTTAAGGGAGCAGATGAAAAAACGGCGCTGATTTTTAAAGACGGAGATGTAATAGATAAGGATTTGGTAACTTTTGAAAATGAGCCAGCTAGACACAAAATCTTAGATATACTTGGTGATATTTATTTAACAGGAAAAAGATTTAAAGGAAAATTTATTTTTGAGGGTACAGGTCATAAAGAAACTTTAGAGTTTATTCCGTTTCTTGAGGCTTTTTCAGGCTCTGGGTATGAGCTTAACTCAGAGGAAATTAGAAAGATTTTACCTCATGATTATCCTTTCTTGCTAGTTGATAGGATACTATCTGTTGAATCTGATAGAATTGTGGGAATTAAGAATGTAAGCTATAATGAAAATTTCTTTGTGGGGCACTTTCCAGAGCTGAAAATTATGCCAGGAGTTTTAATTGTTGAAGCCTTAGTTCAAACAGGTGGTATAATGATATACGAGAAATTTAAGGAAAAATACGATTTAAAAAATAAGTTGCCAATATTTACAGGGATAGATAATCTTAGGTTTAGAAATATGGTTTATCCGGGCGATACCCTGTATATGGTTGTGAACCTTTTAAGATTCAAGGGAAAAGTTTGTAAAATTAAGGGTTTTGTTCTTAAAGAAGAGGGTATTGTCTGTGAAGGAACCTTTACAGCTTTAATTTCTGAGTAATGAGCTTTATTCATAAGACAGCCATAATTGAAGGAAATGTAAAAATTGGTGAAAACGTTTATATTGGGCCCTATTCGGTTATAGAGGGAGACGTCGAGATAGGGGATTTTACCTATATTGATTCTCATGTTGTAATTAAGGGCAGAGTAAAGATAGGGAAGGAAAATAAACTTTTTAAGGGGTGTTGTATTGGATATCCTCCTCAGGATGTTAAGTTTAAGGGTGAAGATACAGAGGTTATAATAGGGAGTGGCAATATAATAAGAGAGTATGTGACGATACATAGGGCTACGGGGGAAGGGGAAAAGACTATAATAGGAGATTTTAATTTTTTAATGGCCTATTCACATATTGCCCATAATTCAAAAATTGGTAACGAAGTTATAATTGTTAATGGGGCTCAACTTGGTGGACATGTAGAGGTTGAAGATTATGTCTTTATAAGTTCAAACGTTTTAGTTCATCAGTTTGTGAGAATAGGAAAGTATTCAATAATAGGGGGAGGGACTCATGTTAAAAAAGATATAGTGCCCTTTGCTTTATGCTATGGTACACCAGACGCTGAAATTAAAGGGATAAATTCTGTTGGTTTAAAAAGAAGAGGAATAGTAGGCGAGAGACTAAATAACATAAAAAGGGCCTTTAAAATTCTTTTTTTTAGTAATTTAAATGTCACTCAGGCGTTAGAAAGGTTAAAAGCTGAGTTTGAAGGTAATGAGGATGTTTCCTATATTATAAAGTTTATTGAATCTTCTAAAAGGGGGATAACAAAGTAGGTGGGTGAATATGAAGGTAGTTATTGCGTTGGGAGGAAACGCGATTTTGCCAAAAGATAAGTCACCTGACATAGTAACTCAATTTGAAAATACGGAGAAAACTTTAAGGAGACTAGTTCCTGTTTTTAAAAAATCAAAAAGTGCATTTATAACACATGGTAACGGTCCGCAAGTTGGTATAGAGCTTTTAAGAAGTTTTTATGCTAGGGATGTAACTCCTCCCTATCCCCTTGATATACTCGGAGCGGAAACTCAGGGTTGGATGGGGTATATGATTGTTCATATATTAAAAGAGATCTTCTGGGAGGAAAAAATTGAAAAAGAAGCTGTAGCAATTGTGACACAGGTTCTGGTTTCACCGGGTGACCCTGAGTTTAAGGATCCTTCAAAGCCAATTGGTCCTTTTTTCACTCAAGAGGAGGCTGAGTCTTTGAGAACAAAATTTCCCTGGCCAATCAAAGAGGACTCAGGAAGAGGTTATAGAATTACTGTACCTTCTCCCGAACCTATAGATATAATAGAAAAAGATATATTAAAAAAACTTAGTGAAGAGGGTATAGTAACTGTGGCGGTTGGAGGAGGTGGAATACCTGTTGTTAAGGAGGGTAATAAGCTAAAGGCAAGACTTGCTGTTATCGATAAGGATAAAGCCTCTTCCCTTTTGGCGAGGTTAGTTAATGCGGATCTTTTTATGATTTTGACAGATGTAGATTTTGTTTATATAAATTATAGAAAAGAAAATCAGAAAGAATTGAGGGAGGTAAGGGTTTCTGAGTTGATGAATTACATAAAAGAGGGGCATTTTTCAAGGGGAAGTATGTTACCTAAGGTGGAAGCTTCGATTTCTTTTGTTTTAGAGACAGGAAAAAGAGCGGTAATTACATCGCTTGAAAGGTGTATCGAAGGGTTAGAGGGGAGTTGGGGGACTCAAATAATTCCTGATTGAGCCCTACTTGAGCCGTTAAAATTGCTTTCTCTCCGCCTCGGCGGGGTCGGAAAGCTCGAATAGTTCTTAACTGAGCTAATTTTTTCAGAGTGGGCGGGCGAGGATTTGAACCTCGGACCTCCTGTATGTGAGACAGGCGTTCTAACCAGGCTGAACTACCCGCCCCCTTTATGTAATTATAAGATAATTATTTAGACTGTGTCATTGCCTCAAGAAACTCAGTATTAGTTCTATAAAGCCTCATCTTTTGAATTAAAAACTCCATAGACTCTATATTGCTCATATCAGCCATTAATTTTCTTAGTATCCATACTCTATTTAGAACAGAAGTTGGAAGTAAAAGCTCCTCTCTTCTTGTTCCTGATCTTTTTAAATCTATTGCAGGGAAAATTCTTCTTTCTGCCAATTTTCTATCAAGAATTATTTCCATATTTCCAGTTCCCTTAAATTCCTCATAAATCACATCATCCATCCTTGAACCTGTTTCTATTAGGCAGGAAGCCAGTATCGTTAAAGAACCTCCCTCCTCTATATTTCTTGCAGCACCGAAGAATTTTCTTGGCTCTATTAACGCGGTAGCATCTAGACCACCTGAAAGAGTTCTTCCCGAATGTTCTGCAAGCACATTATAAGCCCTTGTTAATCTCGTTAAGGAATCAAGTAGTATAACTACATCTTTTTTTAATTCTACGAGCCTTTTTGCTCTTTCAAGTACTATTTTTGCAACTTGTGCATGTCTCTCAGCTGGCTCATCAAAAGTGGAAGATATAACTTCAGCATCAACCTTCCTCTTCCAATCTGTTACCTCCTCTGGCCTTTCGTCTATCAAAAGAACAATAACAATAGTGTCAGGGTGATTTTTTCTTATACTCTGTGCTATCTTTTGTAACATAACAGTTTTGCCTGCTCTTGGTGGAGATACTATTAAACCCCTTTGTCCATGACCTATAGGTACAAATAGATCGATGATTCTTCTTGTTAAATCGTCCTCCTCGTCTTCTAACTCTAACTTAATTTTTCTTGTCGGAAAGTAAGGAATAAGATCGTCAAAATTAGATCGACTTCTTAGCTCTGAAGGAGGAAGACCGTTTATAAGCTCGACTTTAACCATTGCAGGAAATTTAACGCTTCCGTCTATAGGCACTTTTATATAACCTGAAACAAGGTCTCCTGTTCTTAAGCCAAACCTTTTTACCTGTGACTGTGAAATGTAGACGTCTTCTGTTCCCTGCAAGTAGCTATTTTTAGGGGATCTTAAAAATCCATAACCATCACTATGAATCTCAATTATTCCCTCTCTATATTCTGCTCCCTCTCTTTTTGCATACTCCTGGGCTATTGCTACTATTAATTCATCTTTCTTTAACGAATGCGTTACCTTTATACCTAGTTCTTTCGCTATAGAAATAAGCTCATTAATTTTTTTCTGCTTTAGCTCAGCAATATCTATCATAATTCACAAAAGATCAAAATCGGATTAGAACCTTAACACTTTTATGAGGTTTATAACATTTTCGTATTATTTATATACAGTTCAAATTTTTGACCCAAATTTTTAGAGGCAATTGATGCTATAATCATTCTTTGTAAGAAAATTTCAAAATACTCCATAACAGGTGATATTTTTGTATCTATTTCTATGTCAAACCTTATCACTTTCTTTTCTGGAATAACAATTACACTCGACCTTTTAGCAGAATAATTCACTCTATCATGAATATCGGTTTTTATATTAGATTTTTCCTTTCTAACTCTTTCTCTGTGTACGTCAGATTTATCAGCGATAATTACAGCTGAAGTTAAAACACTTGTTGGTACCCCATCTTCTTCATGGTGATTTGCAATAGCTTGAGATACTTCAATTATTTCATCAACAGGCATTCCTAGTTCAGCTAAAAGTTGATGGGCTATTAAAGCTCCAAATTGGGCATGGTGTTCCCTATGGATTACGTTCCCTATATCATGTAAAAAACCTGCTATTTCTGCAAGTTCTACAGTCCTTTCAGGATATCCAAGTTCCCTTAAAATTTTTCCTGCTGTCTCTCCTACATACTTTGCATGCCTTAGCCCATGCTCTGTATAACCAAGTTTTTCCATATATCTATCTGCTTCCTCAATGTATTTTAATATCTTTTTTTCTTTTAGAAGATCTCTTAAAGTAATAACTCTTTTTCCCATAGAAGTTTCTCTACAATTAAAAGTCCCTCTTTTATTTTTGTTTTGTCTTTCCCACCTCCTTCTGCCTTTATTTTGCTGCCTCCCCCTCCGCCTCTTACAGCATCTCCAAACTTCTTTACAAATTCCCTTGCGTCTAAATTAGATCCTTCCTTAGTTCTTGAAAAAAAGAAAATTTTTTCTCCGGAAGAAACTAAAAATACAAGGGAAAGATCTTCGTATTTCTCCATTAGCATATCTGAAACTTTCCTTATAATATCTGGCTCAAGATCTTCAAAGTGTTCAATAACATACTTTATTCCGTCTTTTTCTTTAATTTTAATTTTATCAACCTCACTAATTGAAATTTTTCTTACAAGTCTTTCTCTTTCTTTTTCTCTTTCTTTGATTTCTTCCTTTAATTTCTCTATTTTCTTAGGTATATTTTCTTCGTCTACTGATAATATTTCTGAAATCTTACTAAGGATTTCTTCTTTTTTTCTCAGGTACTCAAGGGCCTTTATCCCAGTTAAAGCCTCTATTCTTCTTACTCCGGCTCTTATTGACTCTTCCCTTATTATTTTGAAAAGACCTATATCCCCAGTTTTATCGCAGTGGGTACCACCACATAACTCTTTAGAGTAGTCCTCTATTTCAACCACTCTCACCACATCTCCATACTTTTCCTCAAAAAGAGCTATTGCCTCTTTTACAGCCTCATCAAACTTTCTATATTCCCATCTTACCTCTCTGTTATCCAAAATTACTGAGTTTGCCTTATCCTCAATTTCTTTTAATACTAATGGATCAATTGCTTTTGGATAAGTAAAGTCAAACCTTAGTCTATCGTTTTCTACAAGAGAACCCTCCTGTCTTACAAATTCACCTAAAACTCTTCTTAATGTTGAATGAAGTATATGAGTAGCGGTATGGGCTCTTTGAATCCCCCTCCTATTTAATTTATCTACCTTCGCTATTACTTTACTACTTTTTATTTCACCCTTTAATTTTCCAATATGTACTATTTGATCTTTAAACCATTGGGCATCAACAACCTCAATTTCAAAATTTTCTCCGATGATTTTCCCCTTATCTCCTACTTGTCCGCCAGCCTCTCCGTAGAACGGGGTTTTTTCAAGAACAACGTAAAACTTATCATCAGCAAAACCATACTTAATAATTTCTGTCTCTATTTCAAGTTGAGTGTAACCAACAAATTCTGTTTTTTTATCTTCTTTCAAATTTATCCAATCAATCTTTATCTCTTTAAATTTTTCCTTTTCTTTTGCCTTTTCTCTTGCCTTAGAAATTTCTTTTCTAAAGCCCTCTAAGTCCAAGTTTATTTTTGCCTCCTTGGCTACTTCTTCTAAAAAGTCTATTGGTATTCCGTAAGTATCGTAAAGTTTAAAAAGATCTTCTCCATTTATTGTCCTATCACTCTTTAAGGCCTTTTCAATTTCTCTATCAAGATAAACCATATTTTTGAAAATTGTATTTAGGAATCTTTCTTCCTCAGACTTTATTATTATACTAATTTCTTCTCTTTTCTCTTTTACTTCTTTATATCTTTCGCCGTATACCTCGGCAAAGTAGGGCACAAGTTCATACATAAAGGGCTCTTTTATGCCGTTTTTATAAGAGAATCTAAGGGCCCTTCTTAAGATTCTCCTTAAAACATAGCCTCTTCCCTCATTTGATGGGTATGCACCATCAGCAATTGCAAAGGTGAGGGCTCTTGTATGGTCAAGGATTATTCTAAAAAGTAGTTTTGACTCTTCGTATTTTCTGT is drawn from Candidatus Hydrothermales bacterium and contains these coding sequences:
- the gap gene encoding type I glyceraldehyde-3-phosphate dehydrogenase codes for the protein MKKKVRIAINGFGRIGRQVLKEGLKRENLEFVAINDLADSESLAHLYKYDSIFGITKEEIKVEKDGFLIDGKKILTFSEKEPAKLPWKNLEIDYVVEATGVFTDRTKAQAHIDAGAKRVVITAPGKGTKPDVTIVLGINDNMYDPKKHFVISNASCTTNCFSFLVKVVHENFKIQKGEMTTIHSYTNDQRILDQIHKDLRRARAAALNIIPTSTGAAEAIELVYPELKGKLKAVAIRVPTPTVSLCDFTAIVEREVKKEEVNEAFKKASQEMPKYLEYCDKPLVSSDFIGNPHSCIFDATLTETVENLVKVAGWYDNEWGYSVRVVDLLEFIAEKE
- the bamD gene encoding outer membrane protein assembly factor BamD; translated protein: MKKFILILLILLVGCSFKIFKRTVPEELGIERHFAQGIYYFYKGKYEKARFYFNKVLFSGEIREFSDDVQFYIAKSYFLERNFETALSEYNFLLSQFPNSEHLEEAEFDIIKVEILKVSSPLHETHELEKVLPKIDNFLKKYPNSKFSDELMGLKNIVLNILAEKIYSIARLYENLKKYYSAEIYYKELIDKYPDTIWAEKARKKINKK
- the nadD gene encoding nicotinate (nicotinamide) nucleotide adenylyltransferase yields the protein MKKVGVYGGAFDPPHIGHFLIAQEVYEKLQLDKLYFLVSYKPPHREVKAEFEDRLKMVELMLDGSSFYVSDFESKLNFTPTYTAIVLSEWKKRNKDEEIYFIMGQDQFLNLEKWYEYKKLFELSKIVVCKRQGDEIKKLSNFKEKVIFLDTRIIEISSKEIRARIKEGKSIHLMVHPEVEKYIKERRLYLK
- a CDS encoding histone deacetylase; its protein translation is MRLIYSSRYEIDIGPHVFPTKKYRLIKEKLIEEGIAKESDFFEPEPESFEELKIVHTEEYLDDLKNLRWTRRTMFSELPLNKEVVDFYLIGARGTYLAALDALEKGLGIHIGGGWHHAFADKAEGFCYINDLAYAVKRLKKENKIKGALVIDLDVHQGNGTAKIFENDEDVFTFSIHQEDLYPVPKQRSDLDIGLWSGTGEKEYLEVLEESLSKIFEGRTFDLVLYQAGADPYEKDLLGNLRLTKEGLKKRDEIVRRYTLERGFKVVITLGGGYSSDIRDLIEIHSNTIKVFLLWKRERQSRM
- the fabZ gene encoding 3-hydroxyacyl-ACP dehydratase FabZ → MEKRKTIKDVIKFVGKGLYTGGHAEIVLKPNDKRGIVFYVDGKFFPLSEVQFVYNKRGVSLIFENRTLMYAEHLMSALYGSGVDDCIVEVKSEEVPFYDSSAKFFVEKIMEVGIEEKDDPLEFYVIKRPYSKNFGGPRISILPDDKLEINYRFTHEPYKKYSFNFIFDVESYFKEIASAKTFITYEEAKELKEKGYFKGADEKTALIFKDGDVIDKDLVTFENEPARHKILDILGDIYLTGKRFKGKFIFEGTGHKETLEFIPFLEAFSGSGYELNSEEIRKILPHDYPFLLVDRILSVESDRIVGIKNVSYNENFFVGHFPELKIMPGVLIVEALVQTGGIMIYEKFKEKYDLKNKLPIFTGIDNLRFRNMVYPGDTLYMVVNLLRFKGKVCKIKGFVLKEEGIVCEGTFTALISE
- the lpxA gene encoding acyl-ACP--UDP-N-acetylglucosamine O-acyltransferase, with the translated sequence MSFIHKTAIIEGNVKIGENVYIGPYSVIEGDVEIGDFTYIDSHVVIKGRVKIGKENKLFKGCCIGYPPQDVKFKGEDTEVIIGSGNIIREYVTIHRATGEGEKTIIGDFNFLMAYSHIAHNSKIGNEVIIVNGAQLGGHVEVEDYVFISSNVLVHQFVRIGKYSIIGGGTHVKKDIVPFALCYGTPDAEIKGINSVGLKRRGIVGERLNNIKRAFKILFFSNLNVTQALERLKAEFEGNEDVSYIIKFIESSKRGITK
- the arcC gene encoding carbamate kinase, encoding MKVVIALGGNAILPKDKSPDIVTQFENTEKTLRRLVPVFKKSKSAFITHGNGPQVGIELLRSFYARDVTPPYPLDILGAETQGWMGYMIVHILKEIFWEEKIEKEAVAIVTQVLVSPGDPEFKDPSKPIGPFFTQEEAESLRTKFPWPIKEDSGRGYRITVPSPEPIDIIEKDILKKLSEEGIVTVAVGGGGIPVVKEGNKLKARLAVIDKDKASSLLARLVNADLFMILTDVDFVYINYRKENQKELREVRVSELMNYIKEGHFSRGSMLPKVEASISFVLETGKRAVITSLERCIEGLEGSWGTQIIPD
- the rho gene encoding transcription termination factor Rho, with product MIDIAELKQKKINELISIAKELGIKVTHSLKKDELIVAIAQEYAKREGAEYREGIIEIHSDGYGFLRSPKNSYLQGTEDVYISQSQVKRFGLRTGDLVSGYIKVPIDGSVKFPAMVKVELINGLPPSELRSRSNFDDLIPYFPTRKIKLELEDEEDDLTRRIIDLFVPIGHGQRGLIVSPPRAGKTVMLQKIAQSIRKNHPDTIVIVLLIDERPEEVTDWKRKVDAEVISSTFDEPAERHAQVAKIVLERAKRLVELKKDVVILLDSLTRLTRAYNVLAEHSGRTLSGGLDATALIEPRKFFGAARNIEEGGSLTILASCLIETGSRMDDVIYEEFKGTGNMEIILDRKLAERRIFPAIDLKRSGTRREELLLPTSVLNRVWILRKLMADMSNIESMEFLIQKMRLYRTNTEFLEAMTQSK
- a CDS encoding HD domain-containing protein, which encodes MGKRVITLRDLLKEKKILKYIEEADRYMEKLGYTEHGLRHAKYVGETAGKILRELGYPERTVELAEIAGFLHDIGNVIHREHHAQFGALIAHQLLAELGMPVDEIIEVSQAIANHHEEDGVPTSVLTSAVIIADKSDVHRERVRKEKSNIKTDIHDRVNYSAKRSSVIVIPEKKVIRFDIEIDTKISPVMEYFEIFLQRMIIASIASKNLGQKFELYINNTKML
- the alaS gene encoding alanine--tRNA ligase is translated as MWTAESLRIKFLNFFKEREHEIVPSSSLIPEKDPTLLFTTAGMVQFKPFYSGTVPLPFKRATSCQKCLRASDLDKVGYTVRHHTFFEMLGNFSFGDYFKKEAIEWAYEFVINVLNLPKERLYFSVYFEDEESFNIWKSLGVREDRILKMGKETNFWGPAGKTGACGPSTEIYYDLGENYGCKSAECKPGCDCDRYLEIWNIVFPQYDMQENGELKPLKNRGVDTGMGLERVLMILTEKESPYKTELFEKANRYLEKAMNRKYEESKLLFRIILDHTRALTFAIADGAYPSNEGRGYVLRRILRRALRFSYKNGIKEPFMYELVPYFAEVYGERYKEVKEKREEISIIIKSEEERFLNTIFKNMVYLDREIEKALKSDRTINGEDLFKLYDTYGIPIDFLEEVAKEAKINLDLEGFRKEISKAREKAKEKEKFKEIKIDWINLKEDKKTEFVGYTQLEIETEIIKYGFADDKFYVVLEKTPFYGEAGGQVGDKGKIIGENFEIEVVDAQWFKDQIVHIGKLKGEIKSSKVIAKVDKLNRRGIQRAHTATHILHSTLRRVLGEFVRQEGSLVENDRLRFDFTYPKAIDPLVLKEIEDKANSVILDNREVRWEYRKFDEAVKEAIALFEEKYGDVVRVVEIEDYSKELCGGTHCDKTGDIGLFKIIREESIRAGVRRIEALTGIKALEYLRKKEEILSKISEILSVDEENIPKKIEKLKEEIKEREKERERLVRKISISEVDKIKIKEKDGIKYVIEHFEDLEPDIIRKVSDMLMEKYEDLSLVFLVSSGEKIFFFSRTKEGSNLDAREFVKKFGDAVRGGGGGSKIKAEGGGKDKTKIKEGLLIVEKLLWEKELLL